In the Lates calcarifer isolate ASB-BC8 linkage group LG24, TLL_Latcal_v3, whole genome shotgun sequence genome, one interval contains:
- the bloc1s5 gene encoding biogenesis of lysosome-related organelles complex 1 subunit 5, whose translation MDKIAKDVGDIQSRLLHHRPIINAEIRYFVREFEEKRGHRESRLLENLSKMVVEANEQMLPTNLEGTNQDMMSNIIKRLEAANHMADRVQQRELEAQQNTQLQMNMERLKEEWADFLKEQQRLKEEVDEEHAKAVGQISTHYSEMKMDVTKFSPL comes from the exons ATGTGGGTGATATCCAGTCCCGTCTGTTACACCACAGACCCATCATCAATGCAGAGATCCGCTACTTCGTGAGAGAGTTTGAG GAGAAACGTGGACACAGGGAGAGCAGACTGTTAGAGAATCTCAGTAAAATGGTGGTGGAAGCAAATGAGCAAATGCTGCCCACAAATTTAGAGGGTACAAACCAGGATATGATGTCTAACATCATTAAACGGT TGGAAGCTGCCAATCACATGGCAGACAGagtccagcagagggagctaGAGGCGCAGCAG AACACCCAGCTGCAGATGAACATGGAGCGTTTGAAAGAAGAATGGGCAGACTTTctgaaagagcagcagagattaaaggaggaggtggatgaggAGCATGCCAAAGCTGTAGGACAAATCAGCACCCACTACAGTGAAATGAAGATGGACGTAACCAAGTTTTCACCCCTCTGA